Proteins encoded within one genomic window of Candidatus Cloacimonadota bacterium:
- a CDS encoding YihY family inner membrane protein: MGKKKANMSNTFHKLFNPIIQAISIKFYKIWLNLLSPKRRNKLFMKAKDFVSLLVNRIIKERIPREAGSLAYVTILGFIPFITFIVMIVPDLPFLNLKDRIADVVAKNFIPGSADAVMDMINEMITRRMGLNIMVFAILLVSSYLLFNNIRVTFDRILSTHAPENPDILTQFVKFFGTLVFGFIILVLLFSSSSLPIISRLVKLKIFTWLTYILPFITQFFALFFMYMLLPTVRIKRRSLFLGTFWTTVIWILVKSGFDVYIYNLTSYQAVYGVLAALPIFLFWIYINWLIILGGIVMVSVIDKDVREEVIQKTPEQVVKITLEMFSDSKLNNRLESFVNKKDIKDFVGNIDEEGNK; the protein is encoded by the coding sequence ATGGGAAAAAAGAAAGCCAATATGAGCAATACCTTTCATAAGCTGTTCAATCCGATTATTCAAGCCATAAGTATCAAGTTTTATAAAATCTGGTTAAACCTTTTAAGCCCCAAACGAAGAAATAAGCTGTTTATGAAAGCAAAAGATTTTGTGTCGCTTCTAGTAAATAGAATCATCAAAGAGCGCATTCCGCGGGAAGCGGGCAGTTTAGCGTATGTTACAATCCTAGGCTTTATCCCATTTATAACTTTTATCGTGATGATTGTACCAGATTTACCTTTCTTAAATCTGAAAGATAGAATTGCTGATGTGGTGGCAAAGAACTTTATTCCTGGCTCTGCGGATGCTGTAATGGACATGATAAACGAAATGATAACTCGGAGGATGGGTCTCAACATTATGGTGTTTGCTATTCTGTTGGTATCCTCGTATCTGCTGTTTAACAATATCCGCGTAACTTTCGATCGCATTCTAAGTACACACGCACCGGAAAATCCAGATATTCTAACTCAGTTTGTAAAGTTCTTTGGCACTCTGGTATTTGGATTCATCATCTTGGTGCTTCTCTTTTCCAGTTCTTCATTGCCCATTATATCGCGTTTAGTAAAGTTAAAAATCTTCACTTGGCTTACCTATATTCTTCCTTTTATAACACAGTTCTTTGCCCTCTTTTTTATGTATATGCTATTACCAACGGTACGCATCAAGCGGCGGAGCTTGTTTTTAGGAACATTTTGGACAACTGTGATTTGGATTTTGGTGAAGAGTGGATTTGACGTATATATCTACAATCTTACAAGTTATCAGGCTGTATATGGAGTTTTGGCAGCTTTGCCCATCTTCCTGTTCTGGATATACATCAACTGGCTTATTATTCTGGGAGGCATTGTGATGGTAAGCGTTATCGATAAAGATGTTCGCGAAGAAGTAATCCAGAAAACTCCTGAACAGGTGGTAAAGATTACCTTGGAGATGTTTAGCGATAGCAAACTGAACAATCGGTTGGAAAGCTTTGTGAATAAAAAAGATATTAAGGATTTTGTCGGCAATATCGACGAGGAAGGTAATAAATGA